Proteins encoded by one window of Plasmodium falciparum 3D7 genome assembly, chromosome: 4:
- a CDS encoding protein transport protein GOT1, putative, translated as MFDQNKTAGLLLLFLGVVFGCIGVFLFFDKFFLFMSNLLFLIGLYFLVGLTKIFRFFMNKKKTAGSVCFIIGFLLILFNRTFFGFLFQSYGLYRLFFSFLPNILNFIKYSPFSFILDLPGIKQVAEYISNYKKLPI; from the coding sequence ATGTTTGATCAAAATAAGACAGCTGGTTtgttacttttatttttaggaGTAGTTTTTGGATGCATTGgagtatttttatttttcgataagttttttttgtttatgtctaatttattatttttaattggtttatattttttagttggattaacaaaaatattcagattttttatgaataaaaaaaaaacagcaGGAAGTGTTTGTTTTATAATAGGCTTTctcttaatattatttaatagaaCATTTTTTGGCTTCTTATTTCAATCATATGGATTGTATAgattattcttttcattcttaccaaatatattaaattttattaaatattctcCTTTTAGTTTTATATTAGATTTGCCGGGAATTAAGCAGGTCGCCGAATATATATCTAACTATAAAAAATTACcaatatga